In one window of Echeneis naucrates chromosome 17, fEcheNa1.1, whole genome shotgun sequence DNA:
- the sdhc gene encoding succinate dehydrogenase cytochrome b560 subunit, mitochondrial, with the protein MALLLRTFARQGVCLSRPKYSILYRHAAPMGTTAKEEMNKFWAKNTKLNRPMSPHLTIYKWSIPMMMSITHRGTGVGLSGAISAFALAALVLPGSYPHYLDLIHSLYVGPFLIGLAKFGISFPVSYHTFNGIRHLWWDIGKGFRIPEVYRTGYTVIGLSIITSVALTFL; encoded by the exons ATGGCGCTGCTTCTAAG gACTTTTGCCCGTCAGGGTGTCTGCCTCTCCCGACCAAAGTACAGCATCCTCTACAGACA TGCTGCTCCCATGGGAACCACAGCTAAGGAGGAGATGAACAAGTTTTGGGCCAAAAATACCAAATTGAACCGACCCATGTCTCCCCATCTCACCATCTACAA ATGGTCCATCCCCATGATGATGTccatcacacacagaggaacTGGTGTGGGGCTCAGTGGAG CTATCTCTGCGTTTGCTCTGGCAGCGCTGGTATTACCGGGAAGTTACCCACACTACCTGGACTTGATCCATTCGCTCTACGTCGGCCCCTTCCTCATTGGGTTGGCCAAGTTTGGCATTTCCTTTCCCGTATCTTACCACACCTTTAATGGCATCCGTCACTTG TGGTGGGACATAGGCAAGGGCTTCAGAATCCCAGAGGTCTACCGCACCGGCTACACAGTTATTGGTCTGTCCATCATCACCTCCGTCGCCCTGACTTTTCTCTGA